One genomic segment of Rhodobacter sp. 24-YEA-8 includes these proteins:
- a CDS encoding TRAP transporter small permease, with amino-acid sequence MFLRILDRFEEVLISVLMAAAVILIFVAVFHRFSIGYAADLVRYARANDMPELQAWARSVYSSINSIKLTWAQEACIYLFVWMAKFGAAYGVRIGIHVGVDMVVLKLDAKWQRIVTIIAMSGGILFTAILVWIGSTFVYHVGVGGQISADLEMPMWIVYLAVPLGSALMCFRFIQALHLYVTTGQIVHHEHGHVDGMDDAPAPANGGAAK; translated from the coding sequence ATGTTTCTGCGCATCCTCGACCGTTTCGAGGAGGTTCTGATCTCGGTGCTGATGGCAGCCGCCGTGATCCTGATCTTTGTTGCGGTCTTCCATCGCTTTTCGATCGGCTATGCCGCCGATCTGGTGCGCTATGCGCGTGCCAATGATATGCCCGAACTGCAAGCCTGGGCGCGTTCGGTCTATTCCTCGATCAACTCGATCAAGCTGACCTGGGCCCAGGAAGCCTGTATCTATCTCTTTGTCTGGATGGCGAAATTCGGGGCCGCCTATGGCGTGCGGATCGGCATCCATGTCGGCGTCGATATGGTTGTGCTGAAGCTTGATGCCAAATGGCAGCGGATCGTGACGATCATTGCCATGTCGGGCGGCATCCTGTTCACCGCGATCCTTGTCTGGATCGGCTCGACCTTTGTCTACCATGTGGGTGTCGGCGGCCAGATCTCGGCCGACCTCGAAATGCCGATGTGGATCGTCTATCTCGCGGTGCCGCTCGGCTCGGCGCTGATGTGTTTCCGCTTCATCCAGGCGCTGCATCTCTATGTCACCACCGGCCAGATCGTGCATCACGAGCATGGTCATGTCGACGGCATGGATGACGCGCCGGCACCCGCAAATGGAGGTGCCGCGAAATGA
- a CDS encoding TRAP transporter substrate-binding protein, translating into MITRRSLATLAGAAALALSAAFPALAQSVTIKFSHVVAPDTPKGKGAQKFKELAEKYTEGAVLVEVYPNSQLYKDKEELEALQLGAVQMLAPSLAKFGPLGVQQFELFDLPYLMADYDDLRKITDGEIGQELLGLLDPKGIKGLAYWDNGFKIMSANSRIESTDDFLGLKMRIQSSKILEAQMLALDAVPQVLPFSEVYQALQTGVVDGTENPPSNMFTQKMHEVQKHATLSNHGYLGYAVIVNKAFWDGLDPAIREQLDRAMEESTIYANSIAREENEWAMAEMVKAGYTTFHELTEDERAEWIARLRPVHDEMASRIGADLIAKAHGVLGIE; encoded by the coding sequence ATGATCACTCGTCGTTCACTTGCCACTCTGGCCGGCGCTGCTGCTCTCGCCCTGTCCGCGGCCTTCCCGGCCCTGGCCCAATCTGTCACCATCAAATTCAGCCATGTGGTTGCCCCCGACACGCCCAAGGGCAAAGGGGCCCAGAAATTCAAAGAACTGGCCGAGAAATACACCGAAGGCGCGGTGCTGGTCGAAGTCTACCCCAACAGCCAGCTTTACAAAGACAAGGAAGAGCTGGAGGCGCTGCAGCTTGGCGCCGTACAGATGCTCGCGCCCTCGCTTGCGAAATTCGGCCCATTGGGCGTGCAGCAGTTCGAGCTGTTCGATCTGCCCTATCTGATGGCGGATTACGACGATCTGCGGAAGATCACCGATGGCGAGATCGGCCAGGAGCTTCTGGGCCTCCTCGATCCCAAGGGCATCAAAGGACTGGCCTATTGGGACAATGGTTTCAAGATCATGTCCGCCAATTCGCGGATCGAAAGCACCGATGATTTCCTCGGTCTGAAGATGCGCATTCAGTCTTCGAAGATCCTTGAGGCGCAGATGCTGGCGCTGGATGCGGTGCCGCAGGTGCTGCCTTTCTCCGAGGTCTATCAGGCGTTGCAGACCGGTGTGGTCGACGGCACTGAAAACCCGCCCTCGAATATGTTCACCCAGAAAATGCATGAAGTGCAAAAGCATGCAACGCTCTCGAACCATGGCTATCTCGGCTATGCGGTCATCGTGAACAAGGCCTTCTGGGACGGTCTGGATCCTGCGATCCGCGAGCAGCTGGACCGCGCGATGGAGGAATCGACCATCTATGCCAATTCCATCGCCCGCGAAGAGAATGAATGGGCGATGGCCGAAATGGTGAAGGCCGGCTACACCACCTTTCATGAGCTGACCGAAGACGAGCGCGCCGAATGGATCGCGCGGTTGCGTCCGGTTCATGATGAAATGGCGTCTCGGATCGGCGCCGATCTGATTGCCAAAGCGCATGGCGTTCTCGGCATCGAATAA
- a CDS encoding PAS domain S-box protein: MTEAAPLNARARPGSTDQAGRAAPRGGSWALEIAHPPRRRVDLLSLVPLLAIIALVGMVWALVWLVARDDVGKARDKLATDALWVEQTLRFQLGVDEDMLVRLALDHAGGVSDQVIAARARSHIMSNPEVVSILWYDAEGAPGSAVPPIGSEADGALVGRILASPAGVIRPVYGAVGRDGLVTIGVPLAERQGVVTATLSLPRVLERHLPWWIAEQYGVILVDLSGNVLASRQRIETDPQNPKHIISFDPPLRGTWLHISAYTAPGAFRATALFGAIAALAAFAVLALGVLYRSSKRRRETEMRLWSETAFRRSMEESLTVGLRAKDHEGRILFVNPAFCNLVGWEAEELIGHQPPMPYWDPSILTETQERHSQLAAGGAVSQRFETRFVARDGREIDIEVYEAPLIDAMGAHRGWMGSVIDITEARRAARRTRLQDETLARTGRLVTLGEMASTLAHELNQPLAAIASYAAGMLNLMERQKADPQVLRTATEKLARQADRAGQIIRRIQDLVKKREPHFQPLDLSAVVDETLGFLQADAREHRVRLLRDGAARHAVAADRILLEQVLINLIRNGMEAMAETRHGDTVTVRLSEEPGKVVLEVDDCGAGISADLRESIFEAFATTKPQGMGMGLKICRSIIELHGGSLTWREARDGGTVFTVALPAMRSGEDEGKAEGSRGDA; the protein is encoded by the coding sequence ATGACTGAGGCCGCGCCTTTGAATGCCCGCGCCCGGCCCGGTTCTACCGATCAGGCCGGGCGGGCGGCCCCGCGTGGCGGCTCCTGGGCGCTGGAGATCGCGCATCCGCCGCGCAGGCGTGTGGATCTTTTGTCTCTCGTGCCGCTGCTGGCGATCATCGCGCTGGTTGGTATGGTCTGGGCGCTGGTCTGGCTGGTGGCCCGCGACGATGTCGGGAAAGCCCGCGACAAACTGGCGACCGATGCGCTCTGGGTCGAGCAGACCCTGCGATTCCAGCTGGGTGTGGATGAGGATATGCTGGTCCGGCTGGCGCTGGATCATGCCGGCGGCGTGTCGGATCAGGTGATCGCCGCAAGGGCGCGCAGCCATATCATGTCAAATCCCGAAGTGGTTTCGATCCTGTGGTATGATGCCGAAGGCGCGCCCGGATCGGCAGTGCCCCCCATCGGCTCGGAGGCGGATGGCGCGCTGGTCGGGCGGATCCTTGCCAGCCCCGCAGGGGTGATCCGCCCGGTTTACGGCGCGGTCGGGCGCGACGGTCTGGTGACCATCGGCGTGCCGCTGGCCGAGCGCCAGGGCGTGGTGACCGCGACGCTTTCCCTGCCCCGTGTGCTCGAGCGCCATCTGCCCTGGTGGATCGCCGAACAATATGGCGTCATACTGGTCGATCTGTCCGGCAATGTTCTGGCCAGCCGCCAGCGCATTGAAACAGACCCTCAAAATCCGAAACATATCATCAGCTTCGACCCTCCGCTGCGGGGAACCTGGCTGCATATCAGCGCCTATACCGCGCCCGGAGCCTTTCGCGCCACCGCGCTTTTCGGCGCCATTGCCGCCCTTGCGGCCTTTGCGGTGCTGGCGCTTGGCGTGCTCTACCGTTCGTCGAAACGGCGCCGCGAGACCGAGATGCGGCTCTGGAGTGAAACCGCCTTTCGCCGGTCGATGGAGGAAAGCCTGACCGTGGGTCTGCGCGCCAAGGACCATGAGGGCCGGATCCTGTTCGTCAATCCGGCCTTTTGCAATCTGGTCGGCTGGGAGGCGGAGGAGCTGATAGGGCATCAGCCGCCAATGCCCTATTGGGACCCCTCGATCCTGACCGAAACGCAGGAGCGCCATAGCCAGCTTGCCGCCGGTGGCGCGGTCAGCCAGCGCTTCGAAACCCGTTTTGTCGCACGCGACGGGCGCGAGATTGACATCGAAGTCTATGAGGCACCGCTGATCGACGCGATGGGCGCGCATCGCGGCTGGATGGGCTCGGTGATCGATATTACCGAAGCCCGCCGCGCGGCCCGTCGCACCCGGCTGCAGGATGAGACCCTGGCGCGAACCGGCCGGCTGGTGACTTTGGGCGAAATGGCCTCGACGCTGGCGCATGAGCTGAACCAGCCGCTGGCCGCCATCGCCTCATATGCGGCGGGGATGCTGAACCTGATGGAACGCCAGAAGGCCGATCCTCAGGTGCTCAGAACCGCCACGGAAAAACTGGCCCGTCAGGCCGACCGCGCCGGTCAGATCATCCGGCGGATCCAGGATCTGGTGAAAAAGCGCGAGCCGCATTTCCAGCCGCTTGATCTGAGCGCAGTGGTCGATGAAACGCTGGGCTTTTTGCAGGCCGATGCGCGCGAACACCGGGTCAGGCTTCTGCGCGACGGCGCGGCCAGACATGCGGTGGCCGCTGACCGTATCCTGCTGGAACAGGTGCTGATCAATCTGATCCGCAACGGTATGGAAGCCATGGCCGAGACCCGCCATGGCGATACGGTCACCGTCCGGCTGTCGGAAGAGCCAGGCAAAGTGGTGCTTGAGGTCGACGATTGCGGCGCCGGCATCTCTGCCGATCTGCGCGAAAGCATTTTCGAAGCCTTTGCCACCACCAAACCGCAGGGTATGGGAATGGGTCTGAAAATCTGCCGCTCGATCATAGAACTGCATGGCGGCAGCCTGACCTGGCGCGAAGCGCGGGACGGAGGAACGGTGTTCACGGTCGCCTTGCCGGCCATGAGATCCGGGGAAGACGAGGGAAAAGCTGAGGGGAGCAGGGGGGATGCATGA
- a CDS encoding response regulator transcription factor: protein MTGLVDIVDDEEAIRDALAFLLASRDIETRLWASGEDFLAAQPLEDMTCIIMDVRMGGLSGPEVYERLRSMGSVVPVIFLTGHADVPIAVRTLKAGAFDFVEKPFNDNHIVDLALRAIAAGLAAQTQAAHRRDFDHRRASLSQREAEVMDLMLTGAMNKQIADQLGIAIRTVEAHREKVLSKMGVRNALELAARGRALSPDP, encoded by the coding sequence ATGACCGGACTGGTTGACATCGTTGACGATGAAGAGGCGATCCGCGACGCGCTGGCCTTTTTGCTGGCCTCGCGCGATATCGAAACCCGGCTCTGGGCCTCGGGCGAGGATTTTCTCGCCGCGCAGCCGCTGGAGGATATGACCTGCATCATCATGGATGTCCGCATGGGGGGCCTGTCGGGGCCTGAGGTCTATGAACGGCTGCGTTCCATGGGCTCGGTGGTGCCGGTGATCTTTCTGACCGGCCATGCCGATGTACCGATCGCGGTGCGGACCCTGAAGGCCGGGGCCTTTGATTTTGTTGAAAAACCCTTCAATGACAATCACATCGTCGATCTCGCTTTGCGCGCGATTGCCGCCGGCCTGGCCGCGCAGACCCAGGCGGCGCATCGGCGCGATTTCGACCATCGCCGCGCCTCGCTGTCGCAGCGCGAGGCCGAGGTGATGGACCTGATGCTGACCGGCGCGATGAACAAGCAGATTGCCGATCAGCTTGGGATAGCGATCCGCACGGTCGAGGCGCATCGCGAAAAGGTGCTGAGCAAGATGGGGGTACGCAATGCCCTCGAACTCGCCGCACGGGGGCGGGCGCTGAGCCCTGATCCCTGA